The Pontibacter korlensis sequence GGTGCATGAAAGCCACGTTGCTTAAGGCTGGCTCACCGGGGTAGCCCAGGTAAACAAATACATCCGCCTCCTCCGAAATCATGTGCGTGTACCCTATCGATAGTTCGCTGAAGAGGTCGTGCGGGTGCTGGCGGTCTATTAGCGGAGAGCCCTCGAAGGTTTCGCCGGTCTGAAAGAGCAATGGATAGCCGTTGCCGCCTACCGTCAGCGGGTCCAGGGATATCATGCCACTGACGCGGAAAAGTCCCCTGTCGCCGACAAACCGCTGCCCCATCAGCATGAGCCAGTTGGGCGCGTCAAACTGGCTGTCGCCCCGGGTGCCGGCTTCAAACACGTCCTGCTTGTTATAGCGCAGAAACAGGTTGTAGTGCAGCATCAGCATCCAGTCGCCCCGGTGATACATGTTGCCGTACATCGGTGACTCATCCGGAAGCCAGCCTGTGCCGGAGGCATTACGGTTCATAGGCAGGTTTCGGGAGAAGGCATGCGACATCGGCATCTGCGTCTCTCCGTGCTGCATGCCTGAATGCAGCATATGCACCTGATGTTCCATTTGATGCGTTGTATCCTGGGCCTGGTGCTGGTGGCCCTGGTGCTGTGCTGTGGCTGGCAGAGCCAAAGCGGTGATGACCAGGCAGTATAGTAGACTTTTCAATGTTTTCATAGCGTATTAAAACGGTGGCTGTACGTGTGAGAATGTCTGTTCTATAGTTTAGGAGGGTAAGCAGAACGCTATCTCCTGTTTGTGTTCATGTTGCGCATCATCTGCTGCATACAAGCTTCGTCCATCATGCCGTTCTCATGCATCCGCTGCATCATGTTCTGCATCATGCCGCTGTTGCGCATCATCATGCGTGACATTATGTTGCAGGCAGCCGTGTCTGTTTCGCACCGGGCCATCATCTGCTGCATCATATCTTCCATTGCTTCCGGGTTCTGGTTCATCATCATGCCGTCAGAGCCCATCATTCCTTCCATGTGTTCCCCGTTACCCATCATGCCACCAGCCGGAGCGTCCCGCATCATGGCCGTCATTTCAGTACGGTATGCTTCATTGTTCAGGATGGTGGAATACAGCTCCCTGCGTTGCGATTCGTCTTCCAGCACCTCCTCTACATTCGCAGAGGACTGGCAGCCTGTGAGCCAAACGGCTGCTGCCAAAAACATTGTTAACATCGTTCCTTTCATAGTTTCTAGTCTTAGTAAAGGTTTGCCACCCGTTAAGATACTGTACGTAGGTACGGGTTCAACAGCTGGCTTACTTCAGCTGCCTTCTGAGCAGCTGCGCATTGACGGCCACAATCACAGTGCTCAGGCTCATGAGGGCGGCACCCACGGCAGGAGATATCATGATGCCCTGCTGGTAGAGCACCCCGGCGGCAAGCGGCAGGGCAACAATGTTGTAACCTGTGGCCCAGATAAGGTTCTGAATCATCTTGCGGTAAGTGGCTTTGCCGAAGAGAATGAGCGAGGCGATATCCTGCGGGTTGCTGTTGACCAAGATAATGTCGGCTGTCTCTGCCGCCACGTCCGTTCCGGAGCCTACGGCGATGCCCACATCAGCCTGGGCAAGGGCAGGGGCGTCGTTCACGCCGTCGCCTGTCATGGCCACGAACTCTCCCTGCTGCTGCAGCTCCTTCACCTTCTCCTGCTTCTGGTGCGGCAGCACGTTGGCCAGGTAGCCGTCCATGCCCAACTTATCGCTCACGCTTTTGGCCACCCGCTCATTATCGCCGGTGAGCAGCAGGTTCTTGATGCCGTTCTCCTTCAGCACCCGGATGGCTTCGGCGGACTCAGGGCGTATCTGGTCCCGCAGCGTGATGTAGCCTGCCACCTGCCCGTCTACCAGCACATACACCACCGTCTCCACGCCTTCCTCCGCCTGGCTCTGAGGCACCTGCACGTTAAATTCCTTGATGTAGTTCGGACCTACCACCTTCACTTCATGCCCCTCCACTGTGCCCTCCAATCCTTTGCCAGGTAAGTAGTGAAAGTTGTCTGATGCTGGCACAGTAATACCTTCAGCCTTCGCCTTTTTGAGGATACCCTGCGAGATATAGTGCTCTGAGTGCTGCTCCACGCCGGCTGCCAACCTGAGCAGCTCCCGCTCACCGTACACCTGCTGAAAGGTCACTACCTGGGCCACCTCATGTGCCCCCAAGGTCAGGGTGCCGGTTTTGTCGAAGATGATGGTGGTGATGTTGCGGGAGTCCTCAAAAGCGGTGCGGTTGCGGATGAGCAGGCCATTGTTGGCGGACACAGCAGTTGATATGGCTACCACCAGCGGAATAGCCAGCCCAAGGGCGTGCGGGCAGGAGATGACCATCACCGTCACCATCCGCTCCAGGGCGAAGTCCAGTTCTGCACCGGCAACCAGCCAGGCGGCCAGCGTGCCGAATCCGGCGGTAAGGGCCAGGTAGGCCAGCCATTTGGCGGCTTTGTCGGCCAGGCGCTGCGTCTCTGACTTTGTCTTCTGGGCGTCCTGCACCAGGGTTATCACCTTGTTGAGGTAGCTGTCCTTGCCGGTGCTCTCCACGCGCACCTGCAGCGAGCCGTTGCCGTTGATGGAGCCGCCGATCACCTGGTCGTCCTTTGCCTTCTGCACCGGCTTGCTCTCGCCAGTCAGCATACTCTCATTCAGGTAGCTCTCGCCCTGCACGACCACGCCGTCAGCAGGCACTTTCTCTCCCGGTTTCACAAGGATGATGTCCCCCTGCCGCAGTTCCTCCACCTTTATAGTATAGGTTTGCCCGTCCCGGATCACCTGCGCCTCGGCGGGCATCATGCTCACCAGTAGCTCCAGCGCCTTGGAAGCACCTAGCACCGAGCGCATCTCGATCCAGTGGCCCAGCAGCATCACCACGATCAGCGTGGCCAGCTCCCAAAAGAAGTCCATGCCCTCCAGGCCGAAGGTGACGGCCGTGCTGTAGATATAGGCCACGGAAATGGCCACGCCGATCAGCGTCATCATGCCTGGTGATCCCTTCTTCACCTCCTCCACAAGCCCCGTGTGGAAGGGCCAGCCGCCGTAGAAGTAGATGACGCTGGAGAGCACGAAGGCGATGTACATGCTGTAGGGCACGTCGAGCGTGTAGCCCAGGATGTGCTGCACCATGGGGCTTAGCACAATCACCGGCACTGACAGCGCGAGCGATACCCAGAAGCGCTTTTTGAAGTCCTCGATCATCATCCGGTGGTGGTCGTGCCCGTGCCCGCCGTGCCCCATGTGCTCCTCATGCGGCGGGCGCGTCCCTTCCCCGTGCGGCATGGCGTGGGAGTGGCCGTGGAGGGTTTTCTCCTCCAGCCGCTCCGCTGCTTTACCTGCTATGTCTTCAATCTTCCTGCTTGGACTTTTGTGGTTATGGCCATGGAGCTTGTGGTCGTGATGATCGTCTTGCATAGCTTTTAAACAGTTAAAGGTATGGTTTACAAATACTCGTACAGGAGCAGATTGGTTAGTTACCTAACAGCAAATATCGGAAAGAGGCAAAGTTGGGCAGGTACGCAAATGGGTAGATACACAAAACACATTTATATTATGAGCTATATACTTCCTGCCAGGACCAGCCGTCCATCTCCAGCAGGGAGGAAAGCATCATCTGCCGGTGCCTTTTGTCCGGGGACTGGCTCTGGCTTGTTTCCTCAGCGTTGCGCAGCGGTACTCCCTTCTCCTGCAGTTGCCTCACATCTGTTGTTGGGGCCTGCTGCTTGGGTAAGTGGCCTTTTACAGTTCCCTTCAGCACGTCCAGGTAGGTGTCAAGCGCGGTTTGAAGCATCTCTATGCCCGTGTCATCCTTCACTGCTCCCTGGGGCACCCGGTACCTGAGGAGCCGGTGCGCCTCGTACAGCTGCACGATAGCCGGTATGGCGGCGCGGCCCGGCTTGCTGTTGTGGAAGTAGTGGATAACCGGGTAAGAGTGGTGGTTCATGGTGTGCTGCATCAGCATCTGGCACAGGTTTGAGGTCTTGCCGAAAAAGGAGGAGAAGTCCTTCCCGTTCCAGCCGTTGGCCAGCATCTGCTGGGGTGTTTTGCCCATGCCGCTGATGTAGAGGCTGAGCGTGCTCTGCAGCCCCACGGCAGAGAGCACGGGCACAAAGTAGGTGATGGAGAGCGTAAGGGAGGCGAAGCCGCAGAACGCCGCAGCGCTGGTGACAAGGCGCCACACATCGCTGGATGCCTTGTAGTCCCCCATGCCCAGGGTGGAGAGGGTAAAGCCGGCGTAGTAGAGCTTCTCCAGGGGCCCGGCACTCACCAGGGTCTTGCTGTTAACGACGGAGCCTGGATCGGACAGCAGCACCAGGAACAGCCCCGACCAAAGGCCGAGGACCCAGGTCAGCAGGATGGACACCAGGATGGCAGGGCCGGAGTAGCTTAGCAGCTTCGATGTGCCGCGCTTCCCCGCCATAAGGAAGAAAGCCTTCCATACCCCATTTGTCACGGCGTTTGTCACCCTACCTCCGCCGCTGGAGGAGAGCGCCGTCTTGATGATGTCCAGTATGATTAAGGTAAATACAAGTATGCCAAGGCACAGGTACAGGATGTTCATGATTCGTGTAGCAACAATGGTTTGTTCTAATCAACGAGGCTGCTGCTGCTGGGGTTAGGAAGCTCAACGGACAAGAGGCGAAGAGAGCAGTCAGAGTGGGTTTTAGTGGGGCCTTGGCGGAAATTATGTAACGAATATCTAAAATTGTATAAAACCCCAGGCGCCTGTTCGGGTATAATACAGCATACATGAACATTTAAACATATAAACATCAGAACTATGAACAAGGACTTGATAAGAACACTGGCCGAGTGCGCCGCCGCCTGTAACAACTGTGCCATCTCCTGCCTGGGTGAGGACGATATCAAAATGATGGTGCCCTGCATCAGGCTGGACTTGGACTGCGCCGCCATCTGCAAGGAGGCCATAGACTACGTGTCGCGCGACTCCCGCTACGCAGGGGAGATCCTGCAGCAGTGCGCCAAAATTTGCAGGGACTGCGGCCAGGAATGCCAGCAGCATGAGGCACAGCACTGCAAGGAGTGCGCCGAGGCATGCTTTAAATGCGCCGAGGCTTGCGAGCAGTACCAAACAGCTTAAGCTGTAAGAATACAGTCATAGGTAAAAGAAGAGCGCCTGCGATCATCGCAGGCGCTCTTGCTTTCGGGGCTATTCCTTTTCCTGATGAGGAAGGTGTTATAGGCCCACATTTTCTTATAGTTTCCGCAGACTTTCTTTGCTTTCCGACCCGGTTGCTGCTCTGGTATCACTACAAGAAGAAGAGATGCGCGATAGCCTCTTATTGAGGTATGCTTTTTAAACTACCGGTTAATGTGTTATTTCGTAGCTCAAAAAACAATATACTTTAAGTTAAACCCACACATGACCAAAGGACTCCATCACTGCCTGCTCGCGCTAGCCGTTTGCTTTTCATTCTATTCCTGTAGCCAGCAAGAAGCAAGTCGGGAAGCGCCCGAACAAGGAAACCAGCATGCCACTGCTCATGAAGCCAAAGCATCGGAGGGCGCATTGGCTATACAGGCACAGTCTGAGCCTGACACATTGAAAGGGAGCCTGAAGGCAGAGGCGCACGGCATGATAGGCCCTGCGCATCTGACCATTGCCTATCATTCACCTGCTGCGCGGGGCCGGGTGATTTGGGGCGGCTTGGTGGCAAACAACCAGGTGTGGGTAACTGGTGCCCATTCAGCCACCAGCTTGCAGACAGACCACCCGATCATGATCGGCGGCGAGCAAGTAGCAGCAGGCAAGTATGCTCTGTTTACCATTCCGGGAGAAGAGGAGTGGACAGTGATTATCAACAGGAACTGGAACCAACACTTGGCAGACGATTATTCTGAAGCAGAAGATGTGGTGCGGTTCAAGGTAAATCCGGAAACTCTACAGCAGCATCAGGAGCGGCTTCGGTACGAAATCCTATCTCAAGGAGAAGAGCAAGGTGCAATTGTGATAACTTGGGACAAGCTAAAACTGGCGGTTCCGGTGAGCGCGCCTTCCATATAGCCGAGTGCGTGCTGGAGAGGACTAACCCTCTCTGCTGTTTATTACTCTCTTCTACGCCTTGTGGTGTCCCAGAAAAAGACGGTGGCTGTTGCACAACCGTCTGAATCCAGCCGTAAGCATATAAGTTAAACCTTTGGTGCTATGCAGGGCAGGAAGACTTTCAAGGATGAGAAGGAGCTGCACTTCTCGCTTTCGGCTCTAGGTGCCGGAGCATAACTTTTACCGACGGCTTAAGCAGCAACTGGATCTGGACTTTCTCTACGAGCTGACGGGGGAACTATACGGGCGTTGCGGCCAGCAGTCTATCGATCCAGTGGTGTTCTTCAAGCTCTGCCTAGTGGGTTACCTGGAGAACATCGTCTCGGACAGAAAACTCATCGAGCACTGCAGCCTGCGGCTGGACCTGCTCTACTTTCTGGACTACCAGCTCGACGAGCCGTTGCCCTGGCACTCCACCCTTTCTGAGCACCCGCCAGCTCTACCCGGAGGCCCTGTTTGAGGCCTTATTCAATAAAGTCTTCAGCCTGTGTGTGGAAAAAGACATGGTAGCGGGCAGTACGCAGGCGGTCGATTCAGCCCCCATCAAGGCCAATGCCTCCATGGAGAGCCTGGTTCTCAAGCAAGGTGCCGCATCCGCAGAATACCGCTTACAAAAAGCAGGAACAGAGCATCAGGATGTGAATAAAGAAGCGAATCCGTCTTCCGGGCAATATATCACTGCTCCTGACCACCAGCTGAAGCGGCTAGAGAGGCGCCAGCAGCGGCTGAATGAGCGCCCCACAGGGGCTATCGGATCAACCAATGAAAAGGCGCAGTTGCTTAGTAACTCTGGCGCACTACTCCCCGCACGATCCCGATGCCCGCATTTCTGTTAAGCCCGGCAAGGCCAGGAAGCTCAATTACCACTGCAGCCTGGCCGTAGATGCGGCCCAAGGTGTTATCTCTCATGTACGGGCAGACTTTGCCGACGGCAGGGACAGCCAGCACCTGCCTTCCCTGGTGATGCAGGTGCAAGGTAGGCTAAAGGAGAATGCGCTGCTCATGCAGGAGCTGCTGGCCGATGCCGGCTACTCCAACGGCTCCAACTACCACATGCGTGAGCAGCAGGGCATCACGGGCTGGATACCCGTGTTCGGCAAGTATAAGCCCGAAATAGAGGGCTTTCCCTATGACAATCGGAGGGACCGCTACATGTGCCCGATGGGAAAGCCGCTTCCTTTCATGGGCTTTGACCGCACTGCGGACGGCAGGCTGCTGAAGAACTACTGGGCGGCCCCGGCGGACTGCAGGCAGTGCGCGTGCAAACCCACCTGCGCCCCCAAAGCCCGGTGCCGGAAGATCACCCGCACGGCCTATGACGAGCAGTACCAGCGGGCATACGCCAGGCAGAACAGCAGGCGCGGCAAGCGCATGAAGAAACTGCGTCAGAGCACGGTGGAGCCTGTGTTCGGGAGCCTGGTGCAGCACTATGGCCTGCGCAAGATCAATGTCCTGGGAAAATCAGGGGCGCATAAAGTCATGCTCATGGCTGCCATTGCCTTCAATTTAAAGAAGTACATGAAGTTCAAGCCAACCAAATCAGTGATCATGGTCACGGCGCTGGAAAAAGAGCGCCAACAGGAGTTTAGACGCGGTCCCTTTGTATTTTCACTGCTCTTCTTCAGCTAAAACTGATAAAGATTGAACTGAAGACCTTTTGGGAAAGCTGAAAAAGAGAAAAGACAGGACTTGAAAATAGTTGTGCAACAGCCACGGCCGTTTTAGCGATACTTACAAGCAGTATGCAAAATTTATGTGTAGTAAGTCCCGAATTGCCGTCTCACAAATCAAACCAGTATTTTGATTTATGAGATGAGTTGGTGATACAGTAGAGCGACTTTACTTCTAGAGCATATCTACGAACATTTAATAGAGAGGGGAGGCCAAGAGAATAGGAGCAGGTAGCGCAGGAAGGTGGAAGGAAAAGTAAAGAAACATTAGCTCCCGTTAATGGTCAATTCAGCCTACTTATGGGGAGCGTATGACAGAGATGCGCAGCTTTAGTGTCCGAATAGTGTCCGAAGTACATGAAAAAAGGCCTTCAGTGTTAACTGAAGGCCTTTTTTCATGTAGACCGAAGGAGTGAATTATCGAACTTTATCCACAAAGATTTGGCTGCTTTAGACTCGTATCTTCAAATAGGAGAGGAGGTTTGATATCCATTCGACTGCTGAACATAACATATGTTCTAAGAAAATACAAATGCAGGCAGTGATAAAGTCATGTCTTTTACTGCTAGTCCGCTGACACAAATACTTCTATAGGAAGGGTATGCGGCATTGCTGTAAGCTAAACTGCTGTTCCCGGCTAGTCAGCAGAGAGAGGGTTCATTCTGAATAAACTCCGGCACACAAGTCTTCCAAGCGCCATAACCCCTCCGTTAGGATAAGCGTTTTTAAGATAAACCTCCTTTCATGCATGAATACAATCCGACTCACCCTCTTCTACCTCGTGCTGGTAACCGGCACACTGCTTATTATCGCCACGCTGCTATCCCTTATCTACGATGTGCGGTTCTGGTACATCAAGGCGCTGGACTTTCCGCGGTTACAGGTGCTGATAGGCTTGCTTGTGTGCCTGATTGTCTTTGCTTCTTTCAGCAAGCACTGGAAGCTTCCATCCGTGCTCTTCCTGCTGGGGCTGCTGGCTTCCATTGTGCTACAGGCTAGCTTTATCCTGCCCTACACGCCGTTGGCAGACAAAGCGGTAGAGACCGCTGCCCCTCATACTGTGGAAGAGGGCAGTAGCTTTAGCCTGCTGGTGGCCAATATGTGGATGGAGAACAGGCAGGCAGCCGCATTCTTGAAGATGGTGCATAATGCGAATCCGGATGTGGTGCTGGCCATGGAGACAGACAAATGGTGGACATCACGACTAAACCCCCTCCGCCAGCGTTACCCTTACCAGGTGCTGCACCCGCTGGACAACACCTACGGCATGGCCCTCTACTCCAGGTTCCCCCTGGAAGGCGCAGAGGTAAAGTTCCTCAGCCACGAGAAGGTTCCCTCCATTCACACAAAGGTCCGGCTCCCGGATGGCTCCCTCTTTGTGCTGTACGCCATGCACCCGGTGCCGCCAAAGCCCAGTGAGCACCCGGATAACGTGGGGGAGGAAGAGGTGGCCCTGCTGAAAGTGGGGGAGACAGTGGCGCAAAGGCAGCTGCCGACGGTGGTGGCCGGCGACTTCAACGATGTGGCCTGGTCCAGAACATCGCGCCTGTTTGGCACAGGCAGCGGACTGGCGGACGTGCGGGTGGGGAGAGGCTTGTATAATTCTTTTGACGCCACCTCCAGTCTCCTAAGGTGGCCCCTGGACCACGTTTATGTCTCGGGTGAGTTCAGGGTGCTGGAGCTGGAGAGACTGCCCAAATTTGGCTCAGACCACTTCCCAATCCTTGTTAAACTGGCGCTGGAGGAATAAGGGAAAATGAAGCAAGGCAAAGCATGAAATTAAGGAGTGGATTGACAGCCTGTAACGCGTGATTGCCCTCTGATCACCCCCTTTGTCATAAGGCATAGCTTGAATACAGTCTTCCGGGATCACATGGCAAGCGTGACCTTAAGGCAAACAGAAAAGCTGCTGATGTTTAATCAACGGCTTTTCTGTTTGCAAGCAGTAGTTTTCTCTGCTGGTTAACCACCACCCGGAGGTTAAATTCTACGCAAAGACCGGCTAATGTAACCCAGCCTGCTTTGAAAGGGTACAAAATGAGAAGAGAGGCAAGTGCTTCTCCATTAGAACCACTACGTATACAACTATGAGAAAATTAAACTTCAACTGGCTTTTTAGCCTACTCTTCCTGACCCTCTCCCTGACACTTACTGGCTGTGACTTTGTGGGCGACGTGCTGGAATTCGGATTCTGGACGGCCCTCATCCTCATCGCCGTAGTCGTTGCCATCGGGTACTTCATCCTTAGGATGTTCAGAAAGTAGGCCACCCTTAACCCCTGGTTTTGAGCGCGGGAGGCTGTGTAGTTAGTGTTGACATAAGGTATAGCCAAGTAGGGATAACCCATTCCACATACGTAGCGAAAGCGATCTTTTTGGCGGCGGTGGAGGTATATACTTGAGTTGCACCAACTCTACTGACATGGAAATACTCATTCTCATCCTCCTGACCCTGCTCAACGGATTTTTTGCCCTCTCGGAGCTGTCCATCATCTCTGTCAACAAGAACCGCATGGCCCAGCGGGCGAAGCAGGGAAGCAAGGGAGCGCAGGCTGTTGTTCAGCTTCTCCAGACACCCGAGAACTTTCTCTCGGCCATTCAGGTCGGCATCACACTGATCGCCATCGTGTCCGGTGCCTACGGCGGCGCGGCGCTTTCGGGTGACGTGGAGGCGTGGCTGCTGGGTGTTCCCTTCCTGGCCCCTTATGCCGACACCCTCTCCATCGTGCTGGTGGTCGGTCTGATTACGTACTTCTCCATCGTGATAGGGGAACTCATACCCAAGTCCCTCGCGCTGGGCAACGCCGACAATATCGCCGTTGCCGTGGCGCCCGTCATTCGGGGCTTCACCAAAGCCACCATGCCCCTGGTGAAAGTACTGTCCGGCTCCACCAACCTGGCCATCCGGGTGATGGGCATCAAGGAGCCAACCGAGGAAAAGATGTCGGAGGAGGAGCTGCGACAGGTCATCCGGACGGCAGGCAAGCAGGGAATCCTGGCCAAGGAGGAAATCCAGTTGCACCAGAACATCTTCTCCTACTCTGAGCAGCGGGCAAAGAACCTGCGCACGCATCGCAAGGAGGTGGAGTACTTGGACATCAACCAGCCGCTTGAAAACATCAAGGCAGCCATAGAGCACAGTGTGCACTCCAGGTTCCCTGCTACCGAGGGCGGATTTGATAACGTTGTCGGCATACTCACCGCCAAGCGCTTCTATGAGTATTGGGCTGACCGCAGGGGGGAGCCGCTTAGGAGCGTGCTGCAGAAGCCGCTCTTTGTGCCGGAGACCATGCTGGCGAATACGGTGCTGAACGTCTTTAAGAAGGAGAAGCAGTATATCGGTATCGTGGTGGACGAGTACGGAACGACCGAAGGCATCATTACGGTGCACGACATATTGGAGGCCATCGTGGGGGACATGCCTGACTTAGACGAACTGAATGAGCCGGAGGTGGTCAGAAGGGAGGATGGCTCCCTGCTGGTCAGCGGCTCAATGGAGGTGCACGAGCTGAACCGGG is a genomic window containing:
- a CDS encoding hemolysin family protein translates to MEILILILLTLLNGFFALSELSIISVNKNRMAQRAKQGSKGAQAVVQLLQTPENFLSAIQVGITLIAIVSGAYGGAALSGDVEAWLLGVPFLAPYADTLSIVLVVGLITYFSIVIGELIPKSLALGNADNIAVAVAPVIRGFTKATMPLVKVLSGSTNLAIRVMGIKEPTEEKMSEEELRQVIRTAGKQGILAKEEIQLHQNIFSYSEQRAKNLRTHRKEVEYLDINQPLENIKAAIEHSVHSRFPATEGGFDNVVGILTAKRFYEYWADRRGEPLRSVLQKPLFVPETMLANTVLNVFKKEKQYIGIVVDEYGTTEGIITVHDILEAIVGDMPDLDELNEPEVVRREDGSLLVSGSMEVHELNRELRREAITRDNDNYATVAGFISYRLGRLPATGDRVQANGCELEVVDMDAYRVDKVILKNTDA
- a CDS encoding four-helix bundle copper-binding protein, with the protein product MNKDLIRTLAECAAACNNCAISCLGEDDIKMMVPCIRLDLDCAAICKEAIDYVSRDSRYAGEILQQCAKICRDCGQECQQHEAQHCKECAEACFKCAEACEQYQTA
- a CDS encoding DUF2911 domain-containing protein: MTKGLHHCLLALAVCFSFYSCSQQEASREAPEQGNQHATAHEAKASEGALAIQAQSEPDTLKGSLKAEAHGMIGPAHLTIAYHSPAARGRVIWGGLVANNQVWVTGAHSATSLQTDHPIMIGGEQVAAGKYALFTIPGEEEWTVIINRNWNQHLADDYSEAEDVVRFKVNPETLQQHQERLRYEILSQGEEQGAIVITWDKLKLAVPVSAPSI
- a CDS encoding endonuclease/exonuclease/phosphatase family protein, with the translated sequence MNTIRLTLFYLVLVTGTLLIIATLLSLIYDVRFWYIKALDFPRLQVLIGLLVCLIVFASFSKHWKLPSVLFLLGLLASIVLQASFILPYTPLADKAVETAAPHTVEEGSSFSLLVANMWMENRQAAAFLKMVHNANPDVVLAMETDKWWTSRLNPLRQRYPYQVLHPLDNTYGMALYSRFPLEGAEVKFLSHEKVPSIHTKVRLPDGSLFVLYAMHPVPPKPSEHPDNVGEEEVALLKVGETVAQRQLPTVVAGDFNDVAWSRTSRLFGTGSGLADVRVGRGLYNSFDATSSLLRWPLDHVYVSGEFRVLELERLPKFGSDHFPILVKLALEE
- a CDS encoding copper-translocating P-type ATPase — encoded protein: MKKGSPGMMTLIGVAISVAYIYSTAVTFGLEGMDFFWELATLIVVMLLGHWIEMRSVLGASKALELLVSMMPAEAQVIRDGQTYTIKVEELRQGDIILVKPGEKVPADGVVVQGESYLNESMLTGESKPVQKAKDDQVIGGSINGNGSLQVRVESTGKDSYLNKVITLVQDAQKTKSETQRLADKAAKWLAYLALTAGFGTLAAWLVAGAELDFALERMVTVMVISCPHALGLAIPLVVAISTAVSANNGLLIRNRTAFEDSRNITTIIFDKTGTLTLGAHEVAQVVTFQQVYGERELLRLAAGVEQHSEHYISQGILKKAKAEGITVPASDNFHYLPGKGLEGTVEGHEVKVVGPNYIKEFNVQVPQSQAEEGVETVVYVLVDGQVAGYITLRDQIRPESAEAIRVLKENGIKNLLLTGDNERVAKSVSDKLGMDGYLANVLPHQKQEKVKELQQQGEFVAMTGDGVNDAPALAQADVGIAVGSGTDVAAETADIILVNSNPQDIASLILFGKATYRKMIQNLIWATGYNIVALPLAAGVLYQQGIMISPAVGAALMSLSTVIVAVNAQLLRRQLK
- a CDS encoding transposase, with product MKRRSCLVTLAHYSPHDPDARISVKPGKARKLNYHCSLAVDAAQGVISHVRADFADGRDSQHLPSLVMQVQGRLKENALLMQELLADAGYSNGSNYHMREQQGITGWIPVFGKYKPEIEGFPYDNRRDRYMCPMGKPLPFMGFDRTADGRLLKNYWAAPADCRQCACKPTCAPKARCRKITRTAYDEQYQRAYARQNSRRGKRMKKLRQSTVEPVFGSLVQHYGLRKINVLGKSGAHKVMLMAAIAFNLKKYMKFKPTKSVIMVTALEKERQQEFRRGPFVFSLLFFS
- a CDS encoding transposase, encoding MPEHNFYRRLKQQLDLDFLYELTGELYGRCGQQSIDPVVFFKLCLVGYLENIVSDRKLIEHCSLRLDLLYFLDYQLDEPLPWHSTLSEHPPALPGGPV
- a CDS encoding ion channel; protein product: MNILYLCLGILVFTLIILDIIKTALSSSGGGRVTNAVTNGVWKAFFLMAGKRGTSKLLSYSGPAILVSILLTWVLGLWSGLFLVLLSDPGSVVNSKTLVSAGPLEKLYYAGFTLSTLGMGDYKASSDVWRLVTSAAAFCGFASLTLSITYFVPVLSAVGLQSTLSLYISGMGKTPQQMLANGWNGKDFSSFFGKTSNLCQMLMQHTMNHHSYPVIHYFHNSKPGRAAIPAIVQLYEAHRLLRYRVPQGAVKDDTGIEMLQTALDTYLDVLKGTVKGHLPKQQAPTTDVRQLQEKGVPLRNAEETSQSQSPDKRHRQMMLSSLLEMDGWSWQEVYSS